From the Caldilineales bacterium genome, one window contains:
- the cas2 gene encoding CRISPR-associated endonuclease Cas2, with product MNRGNPARTLYVVAYDIPVDRRRTKVHKVLSGFGKWTQYSLFECYLSDKEMVQLRSKLDKLLKADTDSVRFYPLCAACAGKVETIGSPKPAEDKVFLV from the coding sequence ATGAATCGAGGCAATCCCGCCCGAACGCTTTATGTCGTTGCTTATGATATTCCCGTGGATAGGCGGCGGACAAAGGTGCATAAGGTTCTGAGTGGTTTTGGCAAGTGGACGCAGTACAGTCTGTTCGAGTGTTATTTGTCGGACAAGGAGATGGTGCAGTTGCGGAGTAAGTTGGATAAGTTGTTGAAGGCGGATACGGATAGCGTGCGGTTTTATCCGTTGTGTGCAGCGTGCGCGGGAAAGGTGGAGACGATCGGTTCGCCCAAGCCGGCGGAAGATAAGGTGTTTTTGGTGTGA
- the cas3 gene encoding type I-D CRISPR-associated helicase Cas3', translating into MISIDILPHAEKLAPANPLGLERWPLYHQMRTYEALGEHPLVVNTYDTGTGKTVAALLGLLHPALHGRNCLFIAPTNELIRQHVGDIETFVRTYGLDYHVLHVDAATMRSLRPSHERERVGERLVRLFSNPRAFGWEGRKPVIVVTNPDIFYYALYVAAYNPHDRRNLLEQFLSRFDYVVVDEFHYYNAKQLANFLFFFIIAQEWGYFDQGRRICLLSATPEEAVAKYLSRVFPKSNAIAWISPGNKPADSADCEVTPVLAPLTLTVQAGTIDEFAEDTRQRAWLSDLLAAGQDGALISNALWRVNQARAKLKGVGFDGRVSRLTGAETIESRRIAPSAPLILATPTVDIGYNFSKPGKVRQPLDFIVFDARTRDEFLQRLGRAGRVLGRAQTDLRSQAVALVDADALAGLKHLAGQGLARPALRQAIQQVLPPRHDLFAYIRSYAVWEAFRPIYELKRTMRPDLEEWVERLFDGVRQVFAPDSQRWYYGSLCGRIRRHERIGRVLQDELWGELPDFVDDFLNWHRPMNASPEEWTWLEQEVRSNPSVRKGVMLPWMEAHYALDEALFSFRDSFQGPVAAVYDPTHLLSDADVTEYDALHVAANFEADYFDGVGEFQRACGVEADEKAQVYCRLKAQREARLAIGLTYREQRLPRDAWERLYTGRPVALRGLHLLANALGGGAAPLPTALQRSLESSHVACLVVADKDWGRLLYLTRDRNLFPRALSVTFVQDGGLSHDYKAMVGAAAFVVHAELERYFWIKEKREATAPIIV; encoded by the coding sequence GTGATCTCGATCGATATCCTCCCCCACGCCGAAAAGCTGGCCCCAGCCAACCCGCTCGGGCTGGAGCGTTGGCCGCTCTACCACCAGATGCGCACTTACGAGGCGCTGGGTGAGCATCCCCTGGTGGTAAATACGTATGATACCGGCACGGGGAAGACGGTGGCCGCACTTCTGGGGTTGCTGCATCCGGCCTTGCACGGACGCAACTGCCTCTTCATCGCGCCCACCAACGAGTTGATCCGCCAGCACGTAGGGGATATCGAGACCTTCGTGCGCACCTATGGCCTCGACTATCACGTTCTACATGTGGACGCGGCCACCATGCGCAGCCTGCGGCCGAGTCATGAGCGCGAACGAGTGGGTGAAAGGCTGGTGCGGCTTTTTAGCAATCCCCGCGCCTTTGGCTGGGAAGGGCGCAAACCGGTGATTGTCGTAACCAATCCCGATATCTTCTATTATGCGCTGTATGTGGCCGCCTACAATCCTCACGACCGGCGCAACTTGTTGGAGCAGTTTCTCAGCCGCTTCGATTATGTGGTAGTGGATGAATTTCATTATTACAACGCCAAGCAATTGGCGAACTTTCTTTTCTTCTTCATCATTGCCCAGGAGTGGGGCTATTTCGATCAGGGCCGGCGTATCTGTTTGCTTTCGGCCACACCTGAAGAGGCTGTGGCAAAGTATCTATCACGAGTTTTTCCAAAATCTAACGCCATTGCCTGGATTAGCCCTGGCAACAAGCCGGCCGACAGCGCAGATTGCGAAGTCACCCCTGTTCTGGCGCCGCTGACTCTGACGGTTCAAGCTGGGACGATAGATGAGTTCGCCGAGGATACGCGTCAGAGGGCATGGTTGAGCGACTTGCTGGCCGCAGGGCAGGATGGGGCCCTGATCAGCAATGCTCTGTGGCGGGTGAATCAGGCGCGAGCCAAGCTGAAGGGGGTTGGCTTCGATGGGCGGGTGAGCCGGCTGACCGGCGCAGAGACGATTGAAAGTCGTCGCATCGCGCCATCGGCGCCGCTGATTCTGGCTACGCCCACGGTGGACATCGGCTACAACTTCAGCAAGCCGGGCAAGGTCCGCCAGCCGCTGGATTTCATCGTCTTCGACGCCCGCACGCGGGATGAGTTCCTGCAGCGGTTGGGACGTGCGGGACGGGTGTTGGGCCGGGCGCAGACCGATCTGCGTTCGCAGGCCGTGGCGTTGGTGGATGCCGACGCGCTGGCCGGTCTGAAGCATTTGGCTGGGCAGGGTTTAGCTCGACCGGCTTTGCGGCAGGCCATCCAGCAGGTCCTACCCCCGCGCCACGATCTTTTTGCCTACATCCGATCCTATGCCGTGTGGGAGGCTTTTCGGCCCATCTACGAACTGAAGCGCACCATGCGCCCTGACCTGGAAGAATGGGTGGAGAGGCTTTTCGATGGCGTGCGACAGGTCTTTGCCCCAGATAGTCAACGCTGGTATTACGGATCACTGTGCGGGCGAATACGCCGGCATGAGCGGATTGGGCGGGTCTTGCAAGACGAACTTTGGGGCGAACTGCCGGATTTCGTGGATGATTTTCTGAACTGGCATCGCCCCATGAATGCCTCGCCGGAGGAATGGACGTGGCTTGAACAAGAGGTTCGTAGCAATCCAAGCGTGCGCAAAGGGGTGATGCTGCCCTGGATGGAGGCTCATTATGCCCTCGATGAGGCGCTCTTTAGCTTTCGAGATAGCTTCCAGGGGCCGGTGGCGGCAGTCTATGACCCCACTCACTTGCTATCGGACGCCGACGTGACCGAGTACGATGCTCTGCATGTGGCTGCCAATTTCGAGGCTGATTATTTCGATGGCGTCGGGGAGTTCCAACGTGCTTGTGGAGTTGAAGCGGATGAGAAGGCGCAGGTGTATTGCCGGTTGAAGGCGCAGCGAGAAGCCAGACTCGCCATCGGGCTGACATACCGGGAGCAGCGTTTGCCTCGCGACGCCTGGGAAAGGCTCTACACCGGGCGGCCGGTGGCATTGCGTGGCCTGCATCTGTTGGCCAATGCGCTCGGAGGAGGAGCAGCGCCCCTTCCCACGGCTTTGCAACGCAGCCTGGAAAGTAGTCATGTGGCCTGCCTGGTCGTAGCTGACAAAGACTGGGGGCGGCTGCTTTATCTGACCCGTGATCGCAATCTTTTTCCCCGCGCTTTATCTGTGACTTTTGTCCAGGACGGCGGCTTGAGCCATGATTACAAGGCGATGGTGGGCGCGGCGGCCTTTGTCGTTCATGCCGAACTGGAAAGATACTTTTGGATCAAGGAGAAACGAGAGGCCACTGCGCCTATCATCGTCTGA
- the cas6 gene encoding CRISPR-associated endoribonuclease Cas6 translates to MSPYPDHTLHAIVVNLMAAEDGFTPLTQGPLAQAAFLDLVQAADPDLAAHLHDDNQRKPYTISPLHNLPRADERGRHVLKAGQRAWLRITLLEPALFTAFFQRLFAEGPSLKLRIGGAQFLIESVLGAPGSHPWGGYTTTAALAEEAGSERRVRMQFFSPTAMNRGQEGAARKRMVLLPEPRMVFGSLRGAWNKLVGDDLPFEFERWAEEYVFVREVRSWQTGVYQLKGNVHIGGYGDVTFEALDAEPDWLRILNLLADFAFYSGVGAKTAMGMGQARRVG, encoded by the coding sequence ATGTCACCCTACCCCGACCACACCCTCCATGCCATTGTCGTCAATCTGATGGCGGCGGAAGATGGCTTTACGCCGCTGACGCAAGGGCCGCTGGCGCAGGCGGCCTTTCTCGATCTGGTGCAGGCGGCCGATCCCGATCTGGCGGCGCATCTGCACGATGATAACCAGCGCAAGCCCTATACCATTTCGCCGCTGCACAACCTGCCGCGGGCGGATGAACGCGGGCGGCACGTGCTAAAGGCCGGGCAGCGGGCCTGGCTACGGATTACGTTGCTGGAGCCGGCCCTGTTCACCGCCTTCTTTCAGCGGCTGTTCGCCGAAGGGCCGTCGTTGAAGTTGCGCATCGGCGGCGCGCAGTTTTTGATCGAGAGTGTGTTGGGCGCGCCGGGCAGCCATCCCTGGGGCGGGTATACGACTACGGCGGCGCTGGCCGAGGAGGCCGGGAGCGAGCGGCGGGTGCGGATGCAGTTCTTCAGCCCGACGGCGATGAACCGGGGCCAGGAGGGAGCGGCGCGCAAGCGGATGGTGCTGTTGCCAGAGCCGCGCATGGTTTTCGGCTCGTTGCGCGGGGCCTGGAATAAGCTGGTGGGCGATGATCTCCCGTTCGAGTTCGAACGCTGGGCGGAGGAGTATGTCTTCGTGCGGGAGGTGCGGTCGTGGCAGACGGGCGTGTATCAGTTGAAGGGGAATGTGCATATCGGCGGCTATGGTGATGTGACGTTCGAGGCGCTGGACGCCGAACCTGACTGGCTGCGCATTCTCAATCTGCTGGCTGATTTCGCCTTTTATAGCGGGGTGGGGGCGAAGACGGCGATGGGGATGGGGCAGGCGCGGAGGGTAGGCTAA
- the cas4 gene encoding CRISPR-associated protein Cas4 yields MDEYLPLSFLNQLEYCERRFWLMYVLGEMDVNAPVLEGSIQHERAHSGEGEREGETVIHRRLHVWSDRLRLIGFADVVEEAGGELLPVEHKHGKMGRWLNDHVQLCAQAMCLEERTGRDIGGGEIFYWGSRRRERVEFTPALRARTEAAVARVAELVAAGVMPAPLDNAAKCRDCSLEGICLPREVEALNRKQAQEAS; encoded by the coding sequence ATGGATGAGTATCTGCCCCTCAGTTTTCTGAATCAGCTGGAGTATTGCGAGCGGCGGTTCTGGCTGATGTATGTGTTGGGGGAGATGGATGTGAATGCGCCGGTGCTGGAGGGGTCGATCCAGCATGAGCGCGCGCATAGCGGCGAGGGGGAGCGGGAAGGGGAGACGGTGATCCACCGCCGGCTGCATGTGTGGTCGGATCGCTTGCGGCTGATCGGGTTTGCGGATGTGGTGGAGGAGGCCGGGGGGGAGTTGCTGCCGGTGGAGCATAAGCACGGGAAGATGGGGCGCTGGCTGAACGATCATGTCCAGTTGTGCGCACAGGCGATGTGTCTGGAGGAGCGGACGGGCCGGGACATTGGCGGGGGGGAGATTTTCTATTGGGGGTCGCGGCGCCGCGAGCGGGTGGAGTTCACGCCGGCGTTGCGCGCCCGCACCGAGGCGGCAGTGGCGAGGGTGGCGGAGTTGGTGGCGGCTGGGGTGATGCCGGCGCCGCTGGACAATGCGGCTAAGTGCCGGGATTGTTCGTTGGAGGGGATTTGCCTGCCGCGCGAGGTGGAGGCGTTGAATCGTAAGCAGGCGCAGGAGGCAAGCTGA
- the cas1d gene encoding type I-D CRISPR-associated endonuclease Cas1d produces the protein MPELHPWEDEMATLYLTEAHASVHKDGDTLKVFIPEEKGTNTPKRTVTIPLIKVTQVVVYGDVTLTSPAMMALLDQGVDICFCSYYGQFKGRLAPPFGKNSLIRLQQHAAHNDPARSLLLAKTFVKGKLVNMRAMLMRANRKRGEEAIGAAVETLKGVIEKVEKLDAAGASVPDPAHPQSESRYGALLGLEGAGAAAYFGVFGSLLPGEWGFERRVRRPPRDPVNALLSYGYVLLMNQVSSAISIVGLDPYVGYLHSSQFGKPALALDVMEAFRPLVVDSTVLTLLNNGMLERKDFVEELGAWSLTEKGRRTFLQKFEERLDTEIVHPVFEYRATYRRCLELEVRLVAKWLTGEIPVLRPFVVR, from the coding sequence ATGCCAGAATTACACCCATGGGAGGACGAGATGGCGACGTTGTATTTGACGGAAGCGCACGCGAGTGTGCACAAGGATGGCGATACGCTGAAGGTGTTTATCCCCGAAGAAAAGGGGACGAATACGCCGAAGCGCACGGTGACGATCCCGCTGATCAAGGTGACACAGGTGGTGGTGTATGGCGATGTGACGCTGACCAGCCCGGCGATGATGGCGCTGTTGGATCAGGGGGTGGATATTTGTTTTTGTTCGTATTATGGTCAGTTCAAGGGGCGGTTGGCGCCGCCTTTTGGCAAGAATAGTCTGATCCGGTTGCAGCAGCATGCGGCGCACAATGACCCGGCCCGGTCGCTGCTGCTGGCGAAGACGTTTGTGAAGGGGAAGTTGGTGAATATGCGGGCGATGTTGATGCGGGCGAATCGGAAGCGGGGGGAGGAGGCTATCGGCGCGGCGGTGGAGACGCTGAAGGGGGTGATCGAGAAGGTGGAGAAGCTGGATGCTGCGGGGGCGTCGGTTCCCGATCCGGCGCATCCGCAGAGTGAGTCGCGCTATGGGGCGTTGTTGGGGTTGGAGGGGGCGGGCGCGGCGGCCTATTTTGGGGTGTTTGGGAGTTTGTTGCCGGGGGAGTGGGGGTTCGAGCGGCGGGTGCGGCGGCCGCCGCGCGACCCGGTGAATGCGTTGCTGTCGTATGGTTATGTGTTGTTGATGAATCAGGTGTCGTCGGCGATCAGTATCGTGGGGCTGGATCCGTATGTGGGTTATTTGCATTCGTCGCAGTTTGGCAAGCCGGCGCTGGCGCTGGATGTGATGGAGGCTTTTCGGCCGCTGGTGGTGGATTCGACGGTGCTGACGCTGCTGAACAATGGGATGTTGGAGCGGAAGGATTTCGTGGAGGAGTTGGGGGCGTGGAGTCTGACGGAGAAGGGGCGACGGACGTTTTTGCAGAAGTTCGAGGAACGGCTGGATACCGAGATCGTGCACCCGGTTTTCGAGTATCGGGCGACGTACCGGCGCTGCCTGGAGTTGGAGGTGCGGCTGGTGGCGAAGTGGTTGACGGGTGAGATCCCGGTGTTGCGGCCGTTTGTGGTCAGGTAG